One stretch of Toxoplasma gondii ME49 chromosome XI, whole genome shotgun sequence DNA includes these proteins:
- a CDS encoding U5 snRNP-specific protein (encoded by transcript TGME49_310860~Signal peptide predicted by SignalP 2.0 HMM (probability 0.838) with cleavage site probability 0.593 at residue 25), whose product MALVAANAAGAALSVAPADAPSALAQNARDVFQSDRKSGLEAPTMRLSGHEGEVLAVNFSPDGRNIASAGVDRDILIYNVYGEISTWQTLKGHSKAILDFRWSSDGSQIYSASADQTAGVWDVETGERVKKLKGHVGIVNACSVASKEAAECPNRATYGCSSLFVTGADDGTTRVWDLRIRRSVKKYEHQYQILSVALDGHGGRVFAGCLDNTIRVYDLRGGDAESDVYEGHTDSVTGLSISASGATLLSNAMDHTVRVWDIQPFVHGGKRLVAALRGATHNFEKNLLRVCWSADEQFCSAGSADRYVCVWSMEEVLREKGVGAGTSPLLYRLPGHSGSVNDVCFHPTEPVIASASSDRTVFMGELS is encoded by the exons aTGGCTCTCGTCGCCGCCAACGCCGCAGgagctgctctctctgtcgctcctgCAGACGCACCCTCTGCCCTCGCGCAAAATGCCCGCGATGTATTTCAGTCG GACCGAAAATCCGGTCTCGAGGCGCCGACAATGCGCCTGAGCGGGCATGAG GGGGAGGTACTCGCTGTCAACTTCTCTCCCGACGGACGCAACATCGCCTCTGCAGGTGTTGACAGAGACATTC TGATTTACAACGTTTACGGGGAGATTTCGACTTGGCAAACTCTGAAGGGTCACTCCAAGGCGATCCTCGACTTCCGCTGGTCTTCCGATGGCTC ACAAATTTACTCGGCTTCGGCGGACCAAACGGCAGGCGTCTGGGACGTGGAGACTGgcgagagagtgaagaagctCAAGGGCCATGTGGGCATcgtgaatgcatgcagcgtcgCGTCGAAAGAAGCAGCCGAATGTCCAAACAGAGCGACCTACGGatgctcctctctctttgttaCGGGCGCAGACGACGGCACCACGCGTGTATGGGATCTGCGCATTCGCCGAAGCGTCAAAAAATACGAGCATCAATACCAG ATTCTGTCGGTCGCTCTCGACGGTCACGGCGGCCGCGTCTTCGCCGGGTGTCTCGACAACACAATTCGG gTCTACGACCTGCgcggcggcgacgcagagagcgacgtgTATGAAGGTCACACAGACAGTGTGACAGGACTGAGCATTTCTGCGTCTGGCGCGACTCTCCTCAGCAACGCGATGGACCATACCGTCCGCGTCTGGGATATCCAGCCGTTCGTCCACGGTGGCAAGCGCCTGGTAGCTGCTCTTCGCGGCGCAACC CACAATTTTGAAAAAAATCTCCTGCGCGTCTGCTGGAGCGCAGACGAGCAATTCTGCAGCGCCGGTTCAGCTGATCGATACGTCTGCGTATGGAGCATGGAAGAAGTTTTGCGAGAGAAGGGAGTCGGCGCCGGAACTTCGCCGTTGCTCTACAGACTCCCCGGGCATTCTGGATCGGTCAATGAC GTCTGCTTCCACCCTACGGAACCTGTCATTGCGTCGGCCAGCTCAGACAGGACAGTCTTCATGGGCGAGTTGTCTTAG
- a CDS encoding integral membrane protein, putative (encoded by transcript TGME49_310870~Signal peptide predicted by SignalP 2.0 HMM (probability 0.970) with cleavage site probability 0.535 at residue 32~Predicted trans-membrane domain (TMHMM2.0):17-40:103-123), with amino-acid sequence MASAPAGAGLWGVDFSQTLLIFVLGLAVGLFSEVVSYFLLYRHEAFHKLQDECKKLCRELDALEAVCGSDASGKRSGRSSKAAEQVEKKIQRKTKQLASYRQKGNLMIGALLMVSMPLVYSSFDDSPAAYLPFHPVFPFTMILRYSPSSPADEERSAVPPGASLCTAAGLFMLTMMSTRVSLQKLFGVANLSRNASQPQMF; translated from the exons ATGGCCTCTGCTCCTGCGGGCGCAGGTCTCTGGGGCGTCGACTTCAGCCAGACGCTCCTGATCTTTGTGCTGGGCCTCGCCGTCGGTCTCTTCTCAGAGGTCGTCAGCTACTTCCTCCTCTACCGCCACGAAGCATTTCATAAGCTCCAAGACGAATGCAAAAAGCTCTGCAGAGAGCTCGACG CTCTCGAGGCCGTTTGCGGGAGCGACGCGTCTGGGAAGCGCTCTGGGCGAAGCAGCAAAGCCGCTGAAcaagtcgagaaaaaaattCAGCGGAAGACCAA GCAGCTGGCGTCGTACCGCCAGAAGGGGAACTTGATGATTGGAGCGTTGCTGATGGTTTCCATGCCCTTGGTCTACTCCTCCTTCGACGACTCGCCAGCTGCGTATCTGCCTTTCCACCCTGTCTTCCCCTTCACGATGATTTTGCGCTACTCGCCGTCGAGTCCGGCGGACGAAGAGCGCAGCGCTGTCCCCCCAGGAGCTTCGCTCTGCACAGCTGCAGGCCTCTTCATGCTCACCATGATGTCCACGCGTGTCTCACTGCAGAAACTGTTTGG ggTCGCGAATCTGAGTCGCAATGCCTCCCAGCCGCAAATGTTCTAA
- a CDS encoding hypothetical protein (encoded by transcript TGME49_310885) — translation MTCQDSTAAESPECFLRSPELCPKMHATVFASAKTVKSFRSTSNQCWIMALCVCRRLTSFLFEKRDTREEIHASKPKPLLGVGDPVTPVDRQQRQDIRKRAFPWMRGLWFVGGSERAKSDAPYSAVEESRPWKIRFNLLFRVTPQKTFPTRPVYFWLRQDSSPQTTRVMQLLLNRFKRCSLFFHSEEPAAVSVKVFSPDNPDTRVPFSSK, via the exons ATGACTTGCCAAGATTCGACCGCGGCAGAATCTCCGGAGTGCTTTCTGCGCAGCCCAGAACTTTGCCCGAAGATGCATGCGACCGTTTTTGCCAGCGCAAAAACCGTCAAAAGTTTTCGATCCACCTCGAACCAGTGCTGGATTATGGCTCTTTGCGTCTGTCGACGTTTGACGTCTTTTCTGTTCGAGAAGCGcgacacgagagaagaaatacACGCTAGCAAACCGAAGCCCCTACTAG GTGTCGGAGATCCTGTGACACCGGTGGACAGACAGCAAAGACAAGATATAAGAAAGCGTGCATTTCCATGGATGCGTGGCTTATGGTTTGTCggcggcagcgagagagcgaaatcAGACGCGCCATACAGTGCAGTAGAAGAAAGCAGGCCTTGGAAAATCCGATTCAACCTCCTTTTCCGAGTCACGCCCCAGAAGACATTCCCAACTCGCCCTGTTTACTTCTGGCTGAGACAAGACAGCTCCCCACAAACAACCCGTGTCATGCAACTTTTGCTGAATCGATTTAAGCGTTGctcactcttcttccactccgAAGAACCAGCAGCGGTCTCAGTAAAAGTGTTTTCTCCAGACAACCCAGACACCCGAGTCCCGTTCTCGTCAAAGTGA